The Chryseobacterium oranimense genome contains the following window.
GATGTGGATGCCCAGAAGCAATGGATCTCGGATTATAAAGAACGTGAACAGCAGAAAAAAGAATTCTATTTTATTGCAGTTGATGAAAAAAATGAAGATTATGCCACATACAGAGTTTACAAAATAGACTCCGGACTGCCTGAAATAGGAAGCTGGGTTTCAAAACCAGATTATTCAAACATCAAGAATTCGATAAAAGTAGATGTTGCGGTAAAAGATTTTGTACTGAACGAATTGAAATTCGACACCCTTCAGTTTGAAGTAAGAAAACAGAATACGTCAGTCAACAGTTATCATAAACTTTTCCAGCCGGAACTGGTAAGAAGTGATGACGAAAACAAT
Protein-coding sequences here:
- a CDS encoding GNAT family N-acetyltransferase, producing MIIEYKGIKLRFVEADDAEFIVSIRNNEKKSRFISKTSQDVDAQKQWISDYKEREQQKKEFYFIAVDEKNEDYATYRVYKIDSGLPEIGSWVSKPDYSNIKNSIKVDVAVKDFVLNELKFDTLQFEVRKQNTSVNSYHKLFQPELVRSDDENNYYLLRRDTFNRILPDILKKFKI